The segment CCGCCCCGGCCCGGCTCCGGGGCGCCGAGCGGATCCGGGAAGACGTCCTGTGAGCACGGCGAAGGGGCCGCTCAAAGGGCGGGCCGCGCGGCTCGGACGGCTGATGCCGTCGGGGCCCAGCTCGGCCGCCCGCACCCCCTTCGTCCTGCTGGTCGTCGTCCTGCTCGGCGGCGGTCTGATCAGCCTCCTCCTGCTGAACTCGGCCCTCAACCAGGGCTCCTTCCAGCTCAACGAGCTCAAGGACAGGACCACCGAGCTCACCGACGAGGAGCAGGCGCTCCAGCGGGACGTCGACGACTACGCGGCCCCCGACGCCCTGGAGCGGCGGGCCCGCGAGCTCGGCATGGTCCCCGGCGGCAGCCCGGCCTTCCTGGGCCCGGACGGCAAGGTGCTCGGCGAGCCCTCGGAGGCGGTCGCCCCGAAGCCCACCCCGACGCCGAGCCGGAAGCCCACGCCGCCCGCCGCCACCGGCACCCCGAAGCCGGGGACGACCACCGGCGCGGGCACCACCGCTCCCGCACAGACAGCGCCCGCACACGCACCCGCACCGCCACCCACCCCGACGAACTCCGGCAGGTGACCCGCAAGTGCCCCCCAAGGAGCCCCCGCGCCGCCGCGTCCCCGGACCCGCCAGGCCCGCACGCCCCCGGCCCGCCTCCGCCGGGGCCCGCACGTCCCGTCCCGCCCCGCGCCCGGCCGCGAAGCGGACCGCGCCCAGGCCGCCGGCCCGGCAGCCCCGCACCATCCGGCTCGGCAGCCCCCGGCCCCGGCTGCGCCTGGTCTCGCTCGGTCTGACCCTGGTCATGGTGGCCTTCGTGGTGCGGCTGCTCCAGGTCCAGGCCGTCGACGCCAGCGCGTACGCGGCCAAGGCCGACAAGTACCGCTTCCAGGAGTACACGCTCTCCGCGGAGCGGGGCGAGATCACCGACCGCAACGGCATCGCGCTCGCCGCCAGCGTCGACGCGTACGACATCACGGCCGACCCCCAGCTCTTCACGCCCGAGGAGGCCAAGGTCCCCGACGCGCCCGAGCAGGCCGCCGCCCTCCTCGCCCCGCTCCTCGGCAAGGAGCCCGCGGAGCTCGCGAAGAAGCTCCGTACCCCCAAGTCCCGGTACACGCTCCTCGCCCGCAAGCAGACCCCGCAGGTCTGGAACCAGATCAAGGACCTCCGGCGGGTCTACGGGCAGAAGGCCCAGCGCTCCGCCGGCGGCAACGGCGTCAACCTCCTCGGCGGCATCCTCAGCGAGCCCAGCACCAAGCGCGTGTACCCGAACGGCGAGCTCGCCGCCGGGATACTGGGCTACGTCAACGCCGAGGGCAAGGGTGCCGGCGGCGTGGAGTCCATGCTCGACCCGGCGCTCGCCGGCCAGGACGGCAAGATCCGCTTCACCCAGTCCGGCGGCCGTCAGGTGCCCACCGCGGGCTCCCAGGGCACCCCCGCCGTCCCCGGCTCCGACGTCGAGCTGACCATCGACCGGGACATCCAGTGGGCCGCCCAGCAGGCCATCACCGAGCAGGTGAAGAAGTCCAAGGCCGACCGGGGCTACGTCGTCGTGCAGAACACGAGGACCGGCGAGGTCCTCGCCATGGCCAACGCCCCCGGCTTCGACCCCAACGACCTCTCCGCCGCCAACGCCGCCGCCATGGGCAACGCGGCCCTCCAGGACGCCTACGAGCCCGGCTCCACCAGCAAGGTCATGTCCATGGCCGCCGTCCTTGAGGAGGGCAAGGCGACCCCCGACACCCATGTCACCGTCCCCAACCGGCTCCACCGCGGCGACCGGCTCTTCCAGGACGACATCGACCACAAGACCTGGCACCTGACCCTCAACGGCGTCCTCGCCAAGTCCAGCAACATCGGCACCATCCTCGCCACCGGCCAGCTCGGTGCCACCCAGGCCGAAGCGAACAAGGTCCTCCACGGCTATCTGCGCAAGTTCGGCATGGGCAGCCCCACCGGCGTGAACTTCCCCGGCGAGACCCCCGGCATCCTCGCCAAGCCGGAGGACTGGTCCACCTCGCAGCAGTACACGATCCCCTTCGGCCAGGGCCTCTCCGTCAGCGCCCTGCAGGCCGCCTCCGTCTACTCGACCATCGCCAACGGAGGCGTACGCGTCGAGCCGACCCTGGTCCGCGGCACCAAGGGCCCGGACGGGCGCTTCACCCAGGCCCCCACGCCCAAGGAGTCCCGGGTCGTCAGCGACAAGACCGCCAAGACCCTCGCCCAGATGCTGGAGTCCGTCGTCGACGACCGG is part of the Streptomyces sp. NBC_00250 genome and harbors:
- a CDS encoding FtsB family cell division protein, translated to MSTAKGPLKGRAARLGRLMPSGPSSAARTPFVLLVVVLLGGGLISLLLLNSALNQGSFQLNELKDRTTELTDEEQALQRDVDDYAAPDALERRARELGMVPGGSPAFLGPDGKVLGEPSEAVAPKPTPTPSRKPTPPAATGTPKPGTTTGAGTTAPAQTAPAHAPAPPPTPTNSGR
- a CDS encoding peptidoglycan D,D-transpeptidase FtsI family protein, yielding MPPKEPPRRRVPGPARPARPRPASAGARTSRPAPRPAAKRTAPRPPARQPRTIRLGSPRPRLRLVSLGLTLVMVAFVVRLLQVQAVDASAYAAKADKYRFQEYTLSAERGEITDRNGIALAASVDAYDITADPQLFTPEEAKVPDAPEQAAALLAPLLGKEPAELAKKLRTPKSRYTLLARKQTPQVWNQIKDLRRVYGQKAQRSAGGNGVNLLGGILSEPSTKRVYPNGELAAGILGYVNAEGKGAGGVESMLDPALAGQDGKIRFTQSGGRQVPTAGSQGTPAVPGSDVELTIDRDIQWAAQQAITEQVKKSKADRGYVVVQNTRTGEVLAMANAPGFDPNDLSAANAAAMGNAALQDAYEPGSTSKVMSMAAVLEEGKATPDTHVTVPNRLHRGDRLFQDDIDHKTWHLTLNGVLAKSSNIGTILATGQLGATQAEANKVLHGYLRKFGMGSPTGVNFPGETPGILAKPEDWSTSQQYTIPFGQGLSVSALQAASVYSTIANGGVRVEPTLVRGTKGPDGRFTQAPTPKESRVVSDKTAKTLAQMLESVVDDREGTGNKAAIPGYRVAGKTGTANRVDPELGRYKGYTASFAGFAPADEPEVTVYCAIQNPTKGSYFGGQICGPIYKKVMEFALKTLHVAPTGSAPARLPVFADGTP